Genomic segment of Triticum aestivum cultivar Chinese Spring chromosome 6A, IWGSC CS RefSeq v2.1, whole genome shotgun sequence:
GGTATGGAGAAGCGGCGCTGCATTTCTCAATCCTTTCCTTGGTGCATTTCTTGCCTTCTTTCTTGAATCTTGAGTGCTGCTAGGTGCTAGTTGTTCTTAAATCAAGCGCAAACATATATTTGGAGTATGTTTTAGTTTGAACACTGACCATGGATGGATGTGAATGTGCTGCAGGTTGCTAGCTGGAAGTGGAGGATGGAGCGGGCGAACACGGAGCTGTACCTGGAGAACCTGCGCATCATGCAGGCGAACGAGCGGCTCCGGAGGACAGCGCAGCTGCTGGACCAGGAGAACAAGCAGCTCCTCGCCGATGTCAAGCGCAAGCAGCAGCACATGGCGGCCTCctccaaggcggcggcggcgaagggcggcggacCGTCCGGCGCGGCGCCGTCCAAGTCCGGCAAGCAGCAGCCCCAGTGATCGCGCCGGAGATGCGCGCGCGCGTGCATGCATGCAGTCGTGGAAGCTCTAGTCATCTTTGCCAAAAACTAGCTAGTAGTAGTACCAGTAGTATGGAGGACAGGGCGTCGACCAGTTGGCTGGGCAGCTGAGGTTTCTGCCAGCCCGCCCAAGTTCGAGTCTCGGCACGAACACGCGGTGCTcacggagtttctcctataaagAAAAGCCAACAAGGGTTAGCctttgggttggtctcatttttttgtAGTACCAGTAGTATGTAGTGTACGTACTAGATAGGTCCATTAGAGCTGGCATGGATGGTTTAGTTCTACTTTGGTTATGTAGCTATATATTTGCATGGCTTTTCTTGTTGCGGTGTGATGGCCTGAGCCCTCATGGGTACGAAAGATAGTTCACGTTATTCCAGTATTGTACTTGCGAAATCTGCAGTTTAACGTGAACAATTTGCGAAAATCCATCTTTTACAAACACGGCGTCATGTTTATGCAATGCCACACAGGTGAATGCGTTTCAACAAGTGAGGCTCCTTGactgattttcttttcttttcaaaaaGGGGTGCCTCACAGGATGCATGCACACAACCATTCTTTGACTGAAATAGGTTCCGAGTTTGCTGGATATTACTTCAATCAGACCACACTATAAACACTAAAAAAAACTCTGAGGAGGATTCCAACATTAGTACTATAAATACAACTCAATTCCACCAAAAAAAGGGGGTTTATATTGTTTGTTTTTCTTGCAACAGAGGTACTCAGATGTGGCATATATTCCTGGCTTTCCGATGACAGTAAAGCAGGAAATGAGGAGTATAGAACAGTATTCTGATCATGATCTCTTGGGTGGACGTGGTACAACACGATCGGTTGAACTCGTGAATTGAATTGCAATGGATGTAGCGCTTGACTCGAGGTTGCATGCAATGCAATTGACCCTCAACTGCAGACTACGTCACCAGCACTCGAGTGAGCCCATGTCCAGTCCAATTAATCGTTAGGTCTGCGTCCTATCCACATCGATACTATGTTTCCCCTTTTCATTTCTGCAGCGCAGACGATGCAACGAGTGACACATTCCGGTGGTAGTTTCACAATGCCAGGCTTTTCAGTTAATATGTTAGTGTATGCAGTAGAACTTAAGAGTATTGTATTAGTGCGAGAACGGTTTGGATACTAGTAATTATTTGTTCTTGTTAGAGATGGATGTAGGAAGGCTATCTGGCTATATTAACATTTTTCATGAATATGCGGGATGTGTCTCTTTTCATTGGTAAGTAAGAAAATGAAGTACGCACATAAAAAGAGTAGAAAATGACCAAATCAACAGCACACGTCAATCAGATACTAATCTGGGTCGCGTGAGAAGAAGACATGGGTTACTCAGCCCAAGAATACCCAGAACGATCTACAACAATATCGACTCAGGCCCTTGGTTTAGGCTCTAGCCCAAAGCCCGAAAGTGCCTTTCTGCCCCTTGGTTTAGGCTCTAGCCCAAAGCTCGGTGAACggtaaaataataaaaaaaaatccaatttttttgggagaaacattgacaaaagttccaagtgcttgcaaaaattcgtcttagaatcacattcctgtaaggaatagcaaaaaa
This window contains:
- the LOC123131252 gene encoding protein LITTLE ZIPPER 3-like; its protein translation is MERANTELYLENLRIMQANERLRRTAQLLDQENKQLLADVKRKQQHMAASSKAAAAKGGGPSGAAPSKSGKQQPQ